The sequence below is a genomic window from Acidimicrobiia bacterium.
CAGTTCCTCATGATCGATCGCGTGGAACTGCGGATTCGCGCGGAGCACGTCGTCCAACACCGACATCTGCACACCCACTCCCCACGCGAACGCGGCAACCTCGTCGTCGGTCGGCGGAATCTCGACGCCGTACCGGCGCTTCGCCTCGTCGCGCACCGCCTGCGCCACGCCTCCGGGCCGGGGCCGGTACTTCATCTCCATTCGGCTCGCGACGACATCGAGCGGATGCCGCCGGCACACCACCACCGCCGGCTCCCAGTTCGCAGAGATCCACTCGACCATGAACTGCGAGCGGATCGATTTCACGACGCGGTGACGAGTGTCGGCCGGCAGGTTGCGCGGCACCGCCAACGCCGCGGCGAGGCGCAACCGCATGCTCACCTTCGGATCTTCGGCGCGCGTCACGCGCAACCGTTCGTCTTCGTTGCTCTTGGAGTGCAGCCAGACGGCGATCCGCTGCTGACCAGGCACGTAACGGATCGGCGCGCCGAACGCGACATCCCAGAGGTGGCGGAGGCCCGGTGGTCCCGGGTCGTCGGGCCCGAGGATCGGCGAGAATCCCATGCGGGCCGCTGCTCGCGCCGCGAAGGGAGACTGCCCCGGGTTGTCGGGCTCGAGGAGGAAGCCGGCCCCCGGGGTGCTGCCGAGCGTTGCCGTGACCCACGACGTCCCGGATCGTCCGGGACCGACGACGAGGATCCGCATGCGCTGAGTCTGGCACCGTAGTCAGTCGTAGATGGCTTCGACCTCGGCGCGGCCGCGCGTGACCGCGACCAGGCACGCGATCGCCGTGTCTCCACCGCCGTCGACGACCACCTGCCACAACGCACGACGCCGCCTGCGCCCATCCCCCGTTCCGGCACGGAGCCGGTCCCCCGTTCCGGCACGGAGCCGGTCCCACCAGCGCAGGTCGTGCGGCCACGGTCCCGCCCACGCGACGAGCGGTCCGCCCCCGTTCGGCAACGCCACGCACCGCAGATCGGCGGGTGCCGCCGACGGCTCGCCGCGTCCACTCACGGTGATCGCTTGCCCGTCGGCGTCGACGAGATCGGCCGGGAGCGGCGGGTCGAAGACACGCGCCGGCGACGGCCCGGGGACCGTGCCCGGCCACGGCGCTGTCGGCGCCGCTGCCTCCGTCGCCCACTCCTCGCCCCAGGGCACCCAGCGCACCCGTTCCGTGGGAGTCCGTCCCCCGACCGGAACCGCGGTGACCACCGACTCGGGCCCGAGCATCCCTTGTACCCGTGCGAGCGCACGCGCGGCGTGGTCGCCAGCTGCGGGATCGCCGCCCCAGAAACCGAGCTGGCGCCCGGTCGCGGGCACCACCTCGTCGGGCACGAGGCACAGCTTGGTGATGCCCCCGGTCGCGGTGAGCCAGCCCTCGAGCTGCCACCGCACCCGTGTGACGAGCGTCGCGGGGGTGAGCGAGCCGTCGTGGCGCCAGCAGCGCGCGAGCTGTTCGCCGTGCTCGGTCTCCGCTTCCACGACGACACGAGTGCACGACAACCCGAGCTCGTCGAGCCGGCCGAGCAACCGGTCGGCCAGGCCCTTCGCCGCGAACGCGGCTCGGTCGACGCGTTCCGCGGGCGGATCGAACTCGACCGTCTCGATCAACTCGGCCGGGACCCCGGCGGGAACCGACTCGTACGTGGACTCGCCGCGCGCGAGCCGGAGGGCGTGCACACCGGGAACGCCGAACCGTCCGAGGATCGACGGCTCGGGCAACTCCGCGAACGCGCCGAGCGTGCGCAGCCCGAGTCGCGCGAGAAGATCGGCGAGCTCGGCGCCACCGTCGACGTGGGGCGCGAGCACTCCCACCGACCACGGTGCGAGGAACGCGGCCGACTCACCGTGCGGCACGACGAGCGCGTCGGCCGCGCGCGCGGCGAGCCCGGCAGCAAGGTTGCCGTCGGCGATCCCGACGCGCGCGTCCACCACACCCACCTCGCGCACCGCCTCGAGTACCCGCTGCGCGAGCGCGTCGTCACCACCGAAGTAACGCGAGGGACCGCGTGTGGGGAACGAGCAACGTCCCGGCCGGTCGAGCACGAGCAGCGGCACGAGCTGTTCGACCGCGCGCACCACCGTCTCAAACGCGCGCGCGTCCGCCGCATCGTCGGCGTCGACAACGGTGAGCTCCGCACACCGCGCCTCTGCTTCACGCCGTCGCAAACCTCGCGCCACTCCTTCACGACGCGCTTCGGCCGACGCCGCTTGCACGACGAGACCACGATCGCCCAATCCATTGGGTCCCACAACCGCCACCGGCACGTCGTGCAACTCGGGGGCGCGAGCGCGAGCCGCGACGACCGGCCAGTCGGGGCACCACAAGCAGCAGACGCGCTCCGCGCCTGCGCGCCTGCTTCCCGCTCTCGGCGCCTGCGGCGCCGGGCCGCTTGGGCCACGAGCGTCCGCCTTTCGGCGGCCGCTCTCAGACAGCACGCGCGAGCTCGCCGATCCGCGGACGCGCAGCTGCGCCGCGGCCCTCGACGCGCACGTGCAGCGTGCGGCCCCTGAGGAAGCCCGCGTCGTCGAGACCCACCCACGCGGTGCTCTCGGCGCTGAGCGTGAGCGCGGCGCCGGCCTGCCACCGACCCGCCGGCGCGCACACCACGAGGATCGCCTCGCGTTCGCGGGCGCGTGCCACCAACCGGCGCGCGTCTGCCGCACCGACCCCGCGCGGTACCTCGACCAGCACGAGGCTCACGCCGTCGAGCAGGGCCGCGACCACGGTGGCCCAACGGGAGGGGGGCACCCGCCGGACCACCGCGAACCGATCGAGCGCCACACCCGCCTCGCGCGCCGCGAGAGCACCGAGGGTGCCGTCGAGATCGACGGCGGCCGCCCACTCCCCGACGGCCGTGACCGCGGCCGCGAGGTCGAAGGCAACCGAGGTGGACCCCGTGCCCGGACCGGCACTCTCGACGCACAGCACCGAGCCACGGATGAGCGCGCCGCCGGGGACCAGCCCGCCCAGATCGCCTGAGAGCCCTACTGCCCGGTCGCGGGCGAGGACGACGGGCCGCGACCGCCTCCCCAAATTGTCAAGGTGCTCGCGAGCCGTTGCGTCGCGTCGGGGAAGTGCGGCCAGGGCCATGGACCGACGACGATACCGAACATATGTTCGGTCGTCAAGCGGACCTTCGCCGTTCTAAGAACGGGCGAACTCCATCAGCAACGTGATCTCGCCCGCGTCGGCCGATCGAAGCGCACGGAGGTACTGGTCACGGAGCTGCTCGGTCTCTACCGCAAGGCGCGCACCCCACGAGAAGGTGGGCTCGCCCAGAGCTTGCACGAGAGCGTCGGCGCAGACCCGCCCGTGGCGGCCATTGCCGTTGCGAAACGGGTGGATCCACACCAGTCGGTGATGAAATCGAAGCGCGAGCTCGTCCGACCCGAAGGTCTCGAACTCGATCCAGGCCAGGGCATCCTTCACCAGATTGCGCACTTCGACCGCGATCTGATCAGGCTCGACTCCGACATTCGTCTCGCGCAACCGATACGTTCCCGCCCATTTCCAGACCTGCCCGAACATCGCTTCATGGAGCTGACGCAGGTAGCGGTCGTCGAGCAGCTCCTCGATCGTCGGCGACTTCCGGCGCAAGGTCGCGGCCGCGATGTTCCGCTGCTCGGCATCGTTGAGCTCACCCCGGGTCGCGATGTAGCTCGGCAAGAGGCCATCGCTGTCCTCGTCGGTGAGCTCGGAGTGACCGTCACCGATCGGGAGGAGCGGATCGCTCATCGGCGGTCCAAGGTCTCCGTCCAGAGCCCTCGGCGGTCCACCAGTTCGACGGCGAGATCCTCCACCTCATCATCGGCGGCGCTCTCACTGACTGTCTGATCTTCGAGCCTCATGTTGTGCGCCGCTGCCGCGACGTGGACGGCCGCCTTCTTGCGGGCCTGCCGGTGAACGCTTTCGTCCAGGGTTGACCGTGGAACGAGGGCGTACACGAGACGGCAGTCGAGGGCCTCCGCAGCGCGCTGAAGCGTGTCCAGCCTGATGGAGCCCGACACTTCGCCTCGCTCGATGGCCGGGATCCGAGACTGGCTGATCCCCATGCGGGCAGCCAGTTCCGTCGTGGACATGCCGAGCGACTCGCGGATCGCCTTGATCCAACCGCGGTGCGGGCGCGGCTCGTCGGCAAACGGACGCAGGCGACTCAAGCGAGCGTCGAGCTGGCGGCGTGCGTTGGTCGAACGGCGGGCCATGGCCGTACTCTATCATGAATACATGCTAGATCCATAGCTCTTCTAACATGTTTATCAGATAGGCAGCCTGGTCACTTCTCTCAGCTGCACAGCGGGCCGTGGGCACTGGACGGAGAACTACAGGTCGGCGTCGCCGGGCAGCGAGAGCGCGACCCGTGCGTGGGTCCCGCCATCGGTGGCGGGGATACACACGCCCGACATGTAGGCCGACTCGTCGGACGCGAGGAAGAGCGCGAGGTTCGCGCTGTCGCGCAGCATCGGCGGCCGGTCGAGCTTGAGCGGCATCGGGGCGTTCGCCTTGTCCCAAGCGCCCGTGACCTCCTCGTACGACTTCTCGAGCGGCTCGTCCTCCGCGGCGCCGGGGAAGTTCGCCGACATCCCGTGGAACGGGCACAGCGCGTTGACCCGGATCCCGAACTGGCCGAGATCGGTGGCAAGCGCGCGCACCAACCCGTTGGCGCCGGCCTTGGCCGCGACGTAGCTCCGGAAACCGGGGTACGCGACGAGGCCGGCGGCAGAGGTCGTGACCACGATGGTGCCGCCATCGCCCTGCTTTTGGAACTGGACCGTCGCCGCCTTCGCTCCGAGGAACACACCCGTGAGGTTGACCGCGAGCACCTTGTTCCAGTTCTCGAGCGTGGTATCCACGAAGGACACCTGCCCGAAGCCCACCTCGGGGATGCCGGCGTTGCAGAACATCACGTCGAGACGACCGAAGGCGTCGACGGCCGTCTGCACCGCGGCGCGCATGTCGTCTTCGCTGGTGACGTCAGCCTTGGCAGCGACCGCTTCGCCACCGTTGGATCTGATCTCGTCGGCCACCGTTTTCACATGGGTGTCGACGATGTCGGTGGCGACCACCTTCGCGCCTTCCGACGCGAACAACCGCGCCGACTCGCGACCCAGACCGTGCCCGGCACCCGTGATCAGCACAACCTTGTCCTGGAGTCGCATGAGGCTTCCTTTCGTACAACCTACAACTGACACGGGACGATAGCCCCTGGCCACGCGGCGAGGGTAGGGCCCGCCTCAGGCTGCTGGTTCGGGCGTGGGGAGCGGTTCCACGCCGATGGCGCGCAGGTTGTCGGGTGACCAACCGGCGTCGTCGCCGTAGTACCCGAAGAGGTGCTCGATCGTCTCCACCACCTTCGGCTCGAGCTCCGCCCACTTGTCCGGCGGCGCGGAGACCGCGACCGAGCTCGAGTACACCGTGACCGCGTCGACACCGAGATAGAACAGCCGCCGTGCGAGCACGTCGGGTGGACGACCGGCCTTCACGTTGTCGACCGACGCGTACCGTTCGATCGCCATACCGGTGATCGAGCGGTTGAGGTTGAAGATGCGCACCGACGGCGACGCACCGTCTTGCACGGTGACGGTGATGAACTGACCCATGCTTTCCGCTCTCGTCGCCTTCCTGATGGCTCGCTCACTGTGGACCGGGGTACCCGGTCCACAGCCGTTCGCTCGGTGCTCCGGGACGCTCCGCTCCCGCCGATCCTACGGCGTCAGGCTTCGCGGCCGAGCACCGCGAGGAGCCGCGTCTGGCGATCGGCGTCGGCGGGCACGTCGACCACCGTGCCGAACATCCCGCTGCCCTCCAACATCCCGAGCTGGGGCTCGATGACGGCCCAGCACGCCTCGACCAGCGCGGGATCGAGCGCGGTGTCCTGCCCGGTCGACTTGGCGACGTCCCAACCGTGGACGAGCACGTCGAGGAAACGGTGGCCGCAGTAGACCGAGCCCGGCACCGGGCCGTACGACACCGCGCACGGCGCGTCCATCGCACCCGGGGCACGGAACGCGGCCGCGGCGCGCGCAGCCGAGGCGTCGTACGCAGTCGCGGGGTCGTCACCGAGCACGTCGCCGTCGAGCCGGTCGCCCACCGCTTCGATGGTCTTGCCCGACGCGAGCTCCTCGGCCCAGTAGTTGCCGGTGACAACGTGGTTGACGAGCTCGCGCACGGTCCACCCGTCGCACACCGATTCGTCCGCCCATTGGCCTGCGCGCACACCGGCGACCTTCCGGCGCGTGGCGTCGAGAGCCTGCGCGTGCACCTCGGGGAGATCGACGTCCATCTGTGCTCCTTGTCTCTGATTCGCTCCCTACGAGGCGGGGTACCCGCCTCGCTCACGCTCGCTCACGATCTCTGGGTCAGGTGAACAGCCTGCCAGGTGCGGGCGGGAGCCCGCGCCAGCAGAGACCCTCCATGAAGATCCACGACCGGCGATGGATCGCGCTCGGCCCGTAGCCCGCGAGCGCGGCCCTGTGCACGGGCGCGGGATAGCCGACGTTCGACTCGAAGTCGTACGGCGGGTAGTGCACCGCCTCCTCGCGCATGATCCGGTCGCGCGTCACCTTCGCGACGCACGACGCGGCGGCCACCGCGAGGCACGTCGCGTCACCTTTGATCACGGTGGTGACGCGCGCGCCGAGCCCGAGATAGTCGTGATTGCCGTCGAGCACGATGCGGTCGGGCGCGTAACCCTGCGCGTCGAGTTGCGCAAGGGCGCGGTGACCGGCCGCTCGCAGCGCGGCGGTCATACCGAGCTCGTCGCACTCCTCGTATGACGCGTGCCCCACCCCGAACGCGACCGCCCAGACGCGGACGGCGTCGGCGGCAACCTCGCGCTCGGGGCGGCCGAGTTGTTTCGAGTCGCGGATACCGCGCACGTGCTCGGGTGCGGGAACGACCGCGGCCACGGTGACCGGTCCGGCCCACGCGCCGCGGCCCACCTCGTCGATGCCGCACACCACGCGATCGCCGGCATCCCAGAGGCGCCGCTCCAGCCGCAGTGTCGGGAACGGCTGACGGACGGCGGCGAGCGGCACGCTCGGGACGCTACCAACCGGGCGAGCCGGCGCCGGGGAGGCGTAGGACGACGAGCGCTCGGCGATCCTCTGCTGAGCTACGGCGACGCGGCGAAGCGATCAGTTGCTGCGACAGCGGCTTCGCTCATGCCTGGGTCACCGGTAGAGTGCCCCGCCGTGTTCACGACGATGAGCTCGGCGTCAGACCATGTCTGGGAGAGTTCCCACGCAGTGACGAGCGGGCCGCCGAGATCGAGGCGACCGTGGACCATGGTGCCCGGGATGTCGTGCAAACGGTCGGCGCCTCGGAGGAGCACACCGTCTTCGAGCCACGCGTCGTGCGCGAAGTAGTGCGTCACGATCCGTGCGAACGCCATTCGGAATCGGGGGTCGGCGTAGCGGGGATTCGGTGGGATGCCGGGGTCCGGCGAGACGACGGCGTCTTCCCATTCGCACCAGCTCCGCGCCGCGCGCTCTCGCACCGCTGGGTCGGGATGCTCGAGGAGGCGGTGGTAGGCGTCGACGAGGTCGCCGTCCCGGTCGGCCTCGGGGACACCGGCCCGGAACCGCGACCAGTGCTCGGGAAGGAAGCGACCCACGCCGTGGTAGAGCCAGTCGATCTCCGACGGCCGGGTGGTGCCGACCGCCACGAGGACGAGCGCGGATACGCGCTCGGGATGCCGCTCCGCATAGGCGAGGGCGAGCGTCGAACCCCAACTGTTGCCGAACACCAGCCACTGCTCGATCCCGAGGTGACGACGCAGGAGCTCGATGTCGCGGAGCAGGTGCTCGGTCGTGTTCGTGCTCAGATCGGTGGTCGGGTCACTCGCGTGCGGGGTACTGCGTCCGCACTCGCGTTGGTCGAAGAGCACGATGCGGTAAGCGTCGGGGGCGAAGTAGCGCCGGTGACGTGGGGTGCACCCCGAGCCTGGACCCCCGTGCAACACCAACGCCGGCTTCCCGACCGGGTTGCCGCAGACCTCCCAGTAGACGTGGCTCGCGTCACCAACGTCCAGCATGCCGCTGTTGTGCGGTTCTGTTGACGGGTAGAGATCGGTCATCCGCCTCGCTCCTCACGATGGGTCGCTCACTCTGTCGACATACGCCACGTTGGACGTCAATCGCGGATCAACGCTCGGTGGACGTCGTCGAGCGTCACGAACGGCACGGCCGACACACCGAACGTCGCGCACCAGGACGCGAGCGCGTCCTTCGCGAACACGACGTCGACGAGGAGGGCGGCCTTGCGATCGCTCGCGCCGTCGCCGACGAGCACGGTCGTGTGCCCTTGGTACTTCGCGTCCTTGATCGGTGCCTGCTTGCACACGCCGCAGCTCGAGCACGGGCAGCAGCGATCCTCGTGCGGGAAGAGCAGCTCGCGCGTCGTGAAGTCCACGGTGTTCGTGAGCACGGCCACACCCAAGGGCGCGCAGGCATCGTGGACGTAGAAGCCGAACCCGTCCGAAACAACCGTGACCTCGGTACCTCGCGCGCGGAGCGCGTGCACAAGTGGTGCGAAGCCCGGGTCGAGCGCCACCTCCGCGGCGATTGCCCGCAGTGCCGCCTCGTCACCCGTTACGAGCCCCCACTGGTCGTGGATGCACTCCCGACTGCCGATCTCACCACGCTCGTACTGCTCGTGCAGCTCCCACCACTCCGGCGCGCCCGCGCGCTCGAGAAGATGCATCCCGACGTCGCGCGTGCTGATCGTGCCGTCGAAGTCGAGGAACACCGACGTGCGCGACAGATCGAGATCGACGAGCGCCACTCCGCGAGACTAATGATCAGGCGCGCACCCTCACCGGGAGCGTTTCGACACCGCGGAATCCATATTGGCGCCGGACCGGCTCACCGGCGAGCTCGACCGAGCCATGCCGTCGCAACAACGCGTCGAGCGCGACGCGCGCCTCCAGACGCGCGAGCGGCGCCCCGAGGCAATGGTGGATGCCGCCACCGAACGTGAGATGGCGCCCCGCGTTCTCGCGACCGACATCGAACCGGTCGGGATCGGCGAAGACGGACGGATCGCGGTTCGCCGCCGCGACCAGAACGAGGACGTTCTCCCCTCGTTCGATCCTGCAGCCACCCAGCTCGACATCTTCGGTCGCGATCCGGCCCATCGCCACGACACCCCCGTCGTAGCGCAGGAACTCGTCGACCACGGTCGCGAACAACGAAGGGTCGCGACGCAGACGCGCGGTCTCCGCGGGATGATCGATGAGCGTGAGCACCGCGTTGCCGATGAGGTTGACCGTGGTGACGAACCCCGCCACCAGCAGCGTCATGCACAACCTCATGAGCTCGTTGGTACTGAGGCGGTCGGTCTCTTCCTCCGCCCGCACGAGCTGGGTAAGCACGTCGTCTCCCGGTGCACGGCGGCGTCGCTCGATCAATTCCTCGAGGAACGCCGTGAGCTCGATGGTGGCGGTGCCCGCGCGTGCTTGCACGACGGCGTCGGCGTGCCCCGGATCCTGGTTACCGGCGATGAGGTCGCGTCCCCATCCGGGAAAGCGAGGATCGTCGTCGACGCCCAACAGCTCAGCGATCACCGCGATCGGCAGCGGCTCGGCGAAGCACTCGACCAGGTCGAACGCGTCGCTACGCACGGCATCGAGGAGCCCCTCCGCGCGACGACGGATCCACGGCTCGAGACTCGCGAGCGCGCCGGGTGTGAAGCTGGGCGATACCAAACGTCGCAACCGGGTGTGGTCAGGCGGGTCCATCACGAGAATCACGTCTTCGGCGTCGCCGAATTGCACGACGTCCTTGATGGCCTCGAAGTCGGGGAGATGCCGTGGGTTGGAGCTGAAGCGCGGATCGCGCAGCACCACCGACGCCACGTCGTAGCGCGCGGTGAGCCACCCCATCGGCTCCGATCGCACGAGGGGCTCCTCCCGCAGCTCTGCATGCCGCCGAGCGGGAGCTCCGGCCCGAGCGACTCGAAGATCACCGCGGCCGGATGCCCGGGGGGCGGCAGGAAGGGGTTGGCATCTGGCATACTGTCAGTATTCACATACTTAGAGTATCTACATACTGATGGTCGCGCAATACCGTCAGGTCTACGCTCGGACGGTGCCGCCGAAGCGCCTCACCCGCGACGAGAAGAAGGCGAGGACGCGCCAGTTGCTGCTCGACGCGGCCGCCAAGCTGTTCGAACGTCAGGGCTTCGCGGCCACGTCGCTCGAGCAGGTAGCCGAAGAAGGCGGCGTCACCAAGGGCGCCGTCTACGCCCATTTCGAGGACAAGGTCGACCTCTTTCTCTCCTTCGTCGACGCCCACAGTGTGGTCATGGACCCGAACCTCACCACCGATGGATCGGCGACGCTCGAGGAAGACCTCCGGCGACTCGGGCGCGACGCGGCAGCCCAGATTCCGAGAGAGCCGCGCGGCACGGCCTTCGGCCTCGAGCTCAAGGCCTTCGCGCTGCGCAATCCGCGCGCCCGGCGGGAGAGCGCGGCTCGCATCCGCGGCATCATGGAAGGCCTGCTGGTCTCGCGGGGCACGGAACCTCCCGACGGCGAGCACTTCACCCCCACCGATCTGCCTCTGCAGCTCTCGGTGATCGGCCAAGCGCTCATCGAAGGGCTCAGCCAGCTCCGTGCCTTCGATCCCGAGCTCGTGCCCGACGAGACCTTCGAGCTCGCGTTCTCGCTCCTCGCCCGGGCGGTGCCGGACGACCAGGTCACGCCAGGCGGTAGCCCGGAAACTCGAGCCCCTCGGTGAGCGCGCACCGGCGGCGCTCCACGAACCCGTCGGTGAGTGGGCCGCACCCGAACAGCAGGCCGGCGGACGAATGCCCGCCGGCCTGTCGCTCCTGACCACGCTCGAGTTGCGCTACCTCCCGATCGTCGGATCCTGCGACGGTCCGCCGGTCAGCACGATCTGCTCGTCGGGCCCGACGATGTCGAGCTCGTTGAGGACGAGGTTGTCGTAGGCGAGAACACCCATCTCTTCGCGATCCAGACCGGCCTCTTCGACCTCGGCGGTCGGGCGAATACCACCCTTCATGATCGCGTTCTGGATCTTGAAGAACAGGTAGGCGAAGCCGCCCATCACGACGATGATCACGAGCGCGCCGGCCGCCTGCGCACCGAGTTGTTTGAAGCCGAGGCTCGTGTCGTAGAGGAAGCCGGTGACCGCCTTGCCCTTCGTGGCCGCGGTGTCTGTCGCGTTCCACGCGAACCCGTACCGGCCGTCGGCGAAGATGCCAATGCACAGCACGCCGAAGATCCCGCAGGTGCCGTGCACCGAGATCGCGCCCACCGGGTCGTCGACACCCCTCCGCTCGAAGAAGAACACCGACTCCACGACGAGGACCGCCGCGATGCTGCCGATCACCGCTGCTGCCCACGGCTGGACGAACGCACAGGGTGCGGTGATCGCCACCAGGCCGGCGAGCATCCCGTTGGCCATCATGCCGGGGTCCGGCTTCCCCATGCGCCACATGCAATAGAACATCGCGATCGTCGCACCGAAGGCGGCCGCGATCGCGGTGTTCGCGGCGACCACGGTGAACCGCAGGTCGGTCGCCGCGAACGTCGACCCCGCGTTGAAGCCGAACCAGCCGACCAGCAGGATGAACGTGCCAAGAAACGCCATGGGAATGCTGTGCGCGGCCAGCGTGCGAGGCTTGCCGTCGGGCGCGTACTTCCCGATCCGGGCTCCGAGCACCAGCGCGCCCGCGAGACCCGCGATGCCACCCATCGCGTGCACCACACCGGAGCCTGCGAAGTCGACGTAGCCGAAGCCAAGGTCGATGTTGTTCCCGAGCTGGCTCAGCCAACCGCCACCCCAGGTCCAGCCGCCGAAGATCGGGTAATAGAGGGCGCCGCAGAACAGGCCCCAGCCCACGAACGCCTTCCACTTCCACCGCTCGGCCATGGCCCCGGTCGGGATGGTCGCGGTGGTGTCCATGAACGCGACCATGTAGAGGAAGAACGCGGCGACGGGCACGCTGTAGGCGACGCCGGACAGCGCGAAGCCGCTGCGTCCCCACAGGAACGTCCAGTCACCGAAGCCGATCAGCCGATCGGGGCTCAGACCCTTGTTGTATCCGAAGTAGCCGGGATAGCTGAAGCCACTGAACATGATCGCGTAGCCGACCAGGAAGAAGGCGACGAAGCCCAGACCGAAGACGGCGAAGTTGGTGCTCACCACGTGGGCTGCATGCTTCGCCCGGCAGAAGCCGGTCTCCACGAGTGCGAAGCCGGCCTGCATGAAGATCACCAAGACCGCGCTCACGATGATCCAGAGGTTGTTGAGCCCGAGCGCGGTGTTCGCGCTCTCGAGCTTCGTACCGATATCGATCGAGGGATCGACGGCCCACGCCCCGAGCGCCGGCAGCAGCACCAGCGCCGCGGCGATCAGTGCCGTGATCCCGATCCGGCGGCTCATCCGTTTCACGTGCCCTCCCTTGTCGTCGTCGGCCGGATGAGGGCGCCATTGCCCGCAGCCCGAACTGGTGTGGCTGACGGGGACGTTACGGAGAGGTCGTTTCACGCCCGGTGCCACTCCGTGAACGAACCGCAACGCGAACCTGTTGGAAACCTGACAACGCGTGGAGGTTTCGCCCGCCCCGTAGCCTGAGCCGCGTGCGCCCGCCGAGGGAGAGACAGGTCGGGATCGTCCCCCATACGCATTGGGACCGGGAGTGGTACGCGCCCTTCCAGGCGTACCGCGTGGAGCTCGTCCA
It includes:
- a CDS encoding DNA polymerase Y family protein, with protein sequence MPVAVVGPNGLGDRGLVVQAASAEARREGVARGLRRREAEARCAELTVVDADDAADARAFETVVRAVEQLVPLLVLDRPGRCSFPTRGPSRYFGGDDALAQRVLEAVREVGVVDARVGIADGNLAAGLAARAADALVVPHGESAAFLAPWSVGVLAPHVDGGAELADLLARLGLRTLGAFAELPEPSILGRFGVPGVHALRLARGESTYESVPAGVPAELIETVEFDPPAERVDRAAFAAKGLADRLLGRLDELGLSCTRVVVEAETEHGEQLARCWRHDGSLTPATLVTRVRWQLEGWLTATGGITKLCLVPDEVVPATGRQLGFWGGDPAAGDHAARALARVQGMLGPESVVTAVPVGGRTPTERVRWVPWGEEWATEAAAPTAPWPGTVPGPSPARVFDPPLPADLVDADGQAITVSGRGEPSAAPADLRCVALPNGGGPLVAWAGPWPHDLRWWDRLRAGTGDRLRAGTGDGRRRRRALWQVVVDGGGDTAIACLVAVTRGRAEVEAIYD
- a CDS encoding sulfotransferase — translated: MRILVVGPGRSGTSWVTATLGSTPGAGFLLEPDNPGQSPFAARAAARMGFSPILGPDDPGPPGLRHLWDVAFGAPIRYVPGQQRIAVWLHSKSNEDERLRVTRAEDPKVSMRLRLAAALAVPRNLPADTRHRVVKSIRSQFMVEWISANWEPAVVVCRRHPLDVVASRMEMKYRPRPGGVAQAVRDEAKRRYGVEIPPTDDEVAAFAWGVGVQMSVLDDVLRANPQFHAIDHEELCRDPVGGFRSLATALGLDWTAENEAAVEASNRPGTGYELNRIATDLPDAWRRRLSADDARTAADAIAQFPIAARYDLEVSKSS
- a CDS encoding SDR family NAD(P)-dependent oxidoreductase yields the protein MRLQDKVVLITGAGHGLGRESARLFASEGAKVVATDIVDTHVKTVADEIRSNGGEAVAAKADVTSEDDMRAAVQTAVDAFGRLDVMFCNAGIPEVGFGQVSFVDTTLENWNKVLAVNLTGVFLGAKAATVQFQKQGDGGTIVVTTSAAGLVAYPGFRSYVAAKAGANGLVRALATDLGQFGIRVNALCPFHGMSANFPGAAEDEPLEKSYEEVTGAWDKANAPMPLKLDRPPMLRDSANLALFLASDESAYMSGVCIPATDGGTHARVALSLPGDADL
- a CDS encoding cytochrome P450 is translated as MRSEPMGWLTARYDVASVVLRDPRFSSNPRHLPDFEAIKDVVQFGDAEDVILVMDPPDHTRLRRLVSPSFTPGALASLEPWIRRRAEGLLDAVRSDAFDLVECFAEPLPIAVIAELLGVDDDPRFPGWGRDLIAGNQDPGHADAVVQARAGTATIELTAFLEELIERRRRAPGDDVLTQLVRAEEETDRLSTNELMRLCMTLLVAGFVTTVNLIGNAVLTLIDHPAETARLRRDPSLFATVVDEFLRYDGGVVAMGRIATEDVELGGCRIERGENVLVLVAAANRDPSVFADPDRFDVGRENAGRHLTFGGGIHHCLGAPLARLEARVALDALLRRHGSVELAGEPVRRQYGFRGVETLPVRVRA
- the pip gene encoding prolyl aminopeptidase: MTDLYPSTEPHNSGMLDVGDASHVYWEVCGNPVGKPALVLHGGPGSGCTPRHRRYFAPDAYRIVLFDQRECGRSTPHASDPTTDLSTNTTEHLLRDIELLRRHLGIEQWLVFGNSWGSTLALAYAERHPERVSALVLVAVGTTRPSEIDWLYHGVGRFLPEHWSRFRAGVPEADRDGDLVDAYHRLLEHPDPAVRERAARSWCEWEDAVVSPDPGIPPNPRYADPRFRMAFARIVTHYFAHDAWLEDGVLLRGADRLHDIPGTMVHGRLDLGGPLVTAWELSQTWSDAELIVVNTAGHSTGDPGMSEAAVAATDRFAASP
- a CDS encoding mobile mystery protein A, producing the protein MARRSTNARRQLDARLSRLRPFADEPRPHRGWIKAIRESLGMSTTELAARMGISQSRIPAIERGEVSGSIRLDTLQRAAEALDCRLVYALVPRSTLDESVHRQARKKAAVHVAAAAHNMRLEDQTVSESAADDEVEDLAVELVDRRGLWTETLDRR
- a CDS encoding ribonuclease HII, which produces MPLAAVRQPFPTLRLERRLWDAGDRVVCGIDEVGRGAWAGPVTVAAVVPAPEHVRGIRDSKQLGRPEREVAADAVRVWAVAFGVGHASYEECDELGMTAALRAAGHRALAQLDAQGYAPDRIVLDGNHDYLGLGARVTTVIKGDATCLAVAAASCVAKVTRDRIMREEAVHYPPYDFESNVGYPAPVHRAALAGYGPSAIHRRSWIFMEGLCWRGLPPAPGRLFT
- a CDS encoding TIGR03086 family metal-binding protein, with translation MDVDLPEVHAQALDATRRKVAGVRAGQWADESVCDGWTVRELVNHVVTGNYWAEELASGKTIEAVGDRLDGDVLGDDPATAYDASAARAAAAFRAPGAMDAPCAVSYGPVPGSVYCGHRFLDVLVHGWDVAKSTGQDTALDPALVEACWAVIEPQLGMLEGSGMFGTVVDVPADADRQTRLLAVLGREA
- a CDS encoding mobile mystery protein B, which gives rise to MSDPLLPIGDGHSELTDEDSDGLLPSYIATRGELNDAEQRNIAAATLRRKSPTIEELLDDRYLRQLHEAMFGQVWKWAGTYRLRETNVGVEPDQIAVEVRNLVKDALAWIEFETFGSDELALRFHHRLVWIHPFRNGNGRHGRVCADALVQALGEPTFSWGARLAVETEQLRDQYLRALRSADAGEITLLMEFARS
- a CDS encoding HAD-IB family phosphatase, which gives rise to MALVDLDLSRTSVFLDFDGTISTRDVGMHLLERAGAPEWWELHEQYERGEIGSRECIHDQWGLVTGDEAALRAIAAEVALDPGFAPLVHALRARGTEVTVVSDGFGFYVHDACAPLGVAVLTNTVDFTTRELLFPHEDRCCPCSSCGVCKQAPIKDAKYQGHTTVLVGDGASDRKAALLVDVVFAKDALASWCATFGVSAVPFVTLDDVHRALIRD